The following proteins are encoded in a genomic region of Amphiura filiformis chromosome 11, Afil_fr2py, whole genome shotgun sequence:
- the LOC140164977 gene encoding uncharacterized protein, with product MEFGNMLSSLQLLTGFVLFICVLYNVALTVAGSDFVSVQRKPGERDITIRLSGISAIETATGEGTAIDFIYREATDGIHHVQAVYDDNYEMRNCQMTDDEEKIRDLMVKQHELSLVQLSKRYTELKESDSGDNDHRKTFHNTKVSRVFTKSDIELESVKEKFQYVYNATDNLFFHYEGPVEDLPFPANTMLNIEEMKEECGVYQQSVLDNYHQHQQEQERSGGKYLGSSSSSSSDVQTREKRGLLDMTWPGTMWCGKGTTAKSFAQLGENAFADRCCRDHDHCPLEWVILGRETRYHLFNRYFFTISHCQCDKLFHQCLKQATTTVSNEIGHTFFNRFAIQCFVFKEKEQCVEKSWWGKCTKYEVVKTAVLRDGHAYPKSAKRQARDAELSVERALEAEKKVKQREIKQAEAMERRHNKTMAKEARMLQKEEAALRKETKLAEREERRLNKTMVAEARRLQKEESAKRKEAKQAAAEERRLQKEASALRKEIKQAEAAERRAAKRAAAEVKRVEREEAALIKEATSVAHEDQELLQRLAEEEREIEIREAELREQIETEMEARKEQELNVQRLNKQTHAIEGAVVHGIVMQVVGDDKTNTRGKN from the exons ATGGAATTCGGAAACATGTTATCTTCGCTACAACTTCTAACAGGGTTTGTTCTATTTATTTGTGTGCTTTATAACGTGGCTTTGACCGTCGCAGGTAGTGACTTTGTCAGTGTTCAAAGGAAACCTGGAGAGCGAGATATCACGATTAGGTTGTCCGGAATATCGGCCATAGAAACTGCTACAGGAGAGGGTACCGCAATTGACTTCATCTACAGAGAGGCTACAGATGGCATCCATCACGTCCAGGCTGTTTACGACGATAACTATGAAATGAGAAATTGTCAAATGACGGATGACGAAGAAAAAATTAGGGATCTGATGGTCAAACAACATGAACTTTCATTGGTGCAATTGAGTAAAAGGTACACAGAACTTAAGGAGAGCGACAGTGGCGACAATGACCATAGAAAGACATTTCATAATACCAAAGTATCTCGTGTGTTTACAAAGTCAGATATTGAACTTGAGAGCGTCAAAGAAAAATTCCAATATGTTTACAATGCAACGGATAATTTATTTTTCCACTACGAAGGTCCGGTAGAAGATTTGCCTTTTCCTGCAAATACAATGTTGAACATTGAAGAAATGAAAGAAGAATGCGGAGTGTATCAGCAAAGTGTTCTGGACAATTATCATCAACATCAGCAAGAACAAGAGAGGTCTGGAGGAAAGTATCTGGGATCttcctcttcatcatcatcagatgTTCAGACTCGAGAGAAGAGAGGTCTATTAGACATGACATGGCCTGGGACAATGTGGTGCGGGAAAGGAACAACAGCCAAATCATTTGCGCAGCTCGGAGAGAATGCCTTCGCTGATAGATGTTGTCGAGACCATGATCATTGTCCATTGGAGTGGGTCATTTTGGGCAGAGAAACAAGATACCATTTGTTCAACCGATATTTCTTCACCATCAGCCATTGTCAATGTGATAAATT GTTTCATCAATGTTTGAAGCAAGCGACGACGACCGTATCTAACGAAATCGGCCACACCTTCTTCAACAGATTTGCAATCCAATGTTTTGTCTTCAAAGAGAAAGAACAATGCGTCGAAAAATCATGGTGGGGCAAATGTACCAAGTATGAAGTCGTCAAAACTGCCGTGCTTCGAGATGGCCACGCGTATCCAAAATCGGCCAAGAGGCAAGCCCGAGATGCAGAGTTGAGTGTTGAGCGGGCTTTAGAAGCGGAGAAAAAGGTAAAGCAAAGAGAGATAAAGCAAGCAGAAGCAATGGAAAGACGTCATAATAAAACAATGGCCAAAGAAGCGCGAATGTTGCAGAAGGAAGAAGCAGCACTACGAAAAGAGACCAAATTAGCGGAAAGGGAGGAGCGAAGATTGAATAAAACAATGGTTGCCGAAGCAAGACGGTTGCAAAAAGAAGAATCGGCAAAGAGGAAGGAAGCGAAACAAGCAGCGGCAGAAGAAAGAAGGTTGCAAAAAGAAGCATCTGCGTTGAGAAAGGAGATCAAACAAGCTGAAGCCGCGGAACGGAGGGCGGCAAAACGCGCGGCAGCGGAAGTGAAAAGGGTAGAGAGAGAAGAGGCGGCGTTGATAAAAGAAGCCACGTCGGTCGCGCACGAAGATCAGGAACTACTCCAGAGGCTTGCTGAAGAAGAACGCGAAATAGAGATAAGAGAGGCTGAGTTGAGAGAACAGATTGAAACTGAAATGGAAGCTAGAAAAGAACAGGAACTTAACGTACAGAGATTGAATAAACAAACGCATGCTATTGAAGGCGCAGTTGTCCATGGCATAGTCATGCAGGTTGTAGGCGATGACAAGACGAACACACGTGGAAAAAactag